One window of Cryobacterium arcticum genomic DNA carries:
- a CDS encoding HAD-IA family hydrolase, producing MPALIFDCDGVLADTERDGHLPAFNQTFEEFGVPVHWSDADYAEKVKIGGGKERMRSILTPDLARRLGLPDDPAAWAETVQSWHLRKTAIYTERVAAGVLPARPGVRRITEEAVAAGWTLAVASTSAEASVRAVLEHAVGEELAGRFAVFAGDIVPAKKPAPDIYLHALRELGVNPAEALVIEDSANGLQAALAAGLTTVVTVSSYTVNEDFAGAALVVSSLGDPGGPATEVLSDPAGIRPQPYVRLEHLAAILQAAPGASAAAADTESETP from the coding sequence ATGCCGGCGTTGATCTTCGACTGCGACGGGGTGCTCGCCGACACCGAACGGGACGGCCACCTGCCGGCGTTCAACCAGACCTTCGAGGAGTTCGGTGTGCCCGTGCACTGGAGCGACGCCGACTACGCCGAGAAGGTGAAGATCGGCGGCGGTAAGGAACGCATGCGGAGCATCCTCACCCCCGACCTCGCCCGCCGGCTCGGCCTGCCGGACGACCCCGCCGCCTGGGCCGAGACCGTGCAGTCCTGGCACCTGCGGAAGACCGCCATCTACACCGAACGGGTGGCCGCCGGCGTGCTGCCGGCCCGGCCGGGGGTGCGCCGGATCACCGAGGAGGCGGTGGCCGCCGGCTGGACCCTCGCCGTGGCATCCACCTCGGCTGAAGCGTCGGTGCGGGCGGTCCTCGAGCACGCCGTGGGGGAGGAACTGGCCGGCCGATTCGCGGTCTTCGCCGGGGACATCGTGCCGGCCAAGAAGCCTGCCCCCGACATCTACCTGCACGCCCTCCGCGAGCTGGGCGTGAACCCGGCCGAGGCCCTCGTGATCGAAGACAGCGCGAACGGGCTGCAGGCCGCGCTCGCCGCCGGCCTGACCACCGTGGTCACCGTGAGCAGTTACACGGTGAACGAGGACTTCGCCGGGGCCGCGCTCGTGGTCTCATCGCTCGGCGACCCGGGCGGCCCGGCCACCGAGGTGCTGAGCGACCCGGCGGGCATCCGGCCCCAACCGTACGTGCGGCTCGAGCACCTGGCCGCGATCCTGCAGGCGGCCCCGGGCGCATCCGCTGCCGCAGCCGACACAGAAAGCGAGACGCCATGA
- the dhaL gene encoding dihydroxyacetone kinase subunit DhaL yields the protein MTSLADTEFVVRSIAQTAVDNEKEFGDLDAVVGDGDFGYSLARGFEIVLADWDSFDRSSPSAFLQKVGMVISGRIGGTSGPLWGTAFLRASMAVKGTDQVSGHDVVTMLRSAIDGIKARGNSDVGDKTLLDALVPVTDALEEEVRTGSPAPATLHRLADVARQSSDATSMMQARRGRASYTGERSIGSPDPGAVAIAVILERLSTEWDARAEPGAGTSTGASSSTPAGTDRPSSHTD from the coding sequence ATGACCAGCCTGGCCGACACCGAATTTGTGGTGCGCAGCATCGCGCAGACCGCGGTCGACAACGAGAAGGAGTTCGGCGACCTCGACGCGGTCGTCGGTGACGGGGACTTCGGCTACTCACTCGCCCGCGGCTTCGAGATCGTGCTGGCGGACTGGGACAGCTTCGACCGCTCCAGTCCCAGCGCGTTCCTGCAGAAGGTCGGCATGGTCATCTCCGGGCGTATCGGCGGCACCTCGGGGCCGCTCTGGGGCACGGCGTTCCTGCGGGCGTCGATGGCCGTCAAGGGCACAGACCAGGTGAGCGGTCATGACGTGGTCACGATGCTGCGGTCGGCGATCGACGGCATCAAGGCGCGCGGCAATTCGGATGTGGGCGACAAGACCCTGCTCGACGCGCTGGTTCCGGTGACGGATGCGCTCGAGGAGGAGGTGCGGACCGGCAGCCCGGCGCCCGCCACGCTGCACCGTCTGGCCGACGTCGCCCGGCAGAGTTCGGATGCCACCTCGATGATGCAGGCCCGGCGCGGCCGGGCCAGCTACACGGGGGAGCGCAGCATCGGTTCGCCCGACCCGGGGGCCGTGGCCATCGCCGTGATCCTGGAGCGGCTCAGCACCGAGTGGGACGCCCGGGCGGAGCCGGGTGCCGGCACGTCGACGGGCGCATCGAGCAGCACCCCAGCCGGCACCGACCGGCCGTCCAGCCACACCGACTGA
- the dhaK gene encoding dihydroxyacetone kinase subunit DhaK, which yields MKKFVNDPKQYVPEMLKGIALANPDTLKYVPAYNLIMRSDSPSPDRVSIIQGSGSGHEPAHVMTVGRGMLDAACPGDVFSAPPMDYVYETTKLLASPKGVLLLVNNYTGDRMAFEMAQELSAADGVNVKTLFIDDDVAVQDSTYTVGRRGVAGNFFVMKAVGAAAEQGADLDELVRIGEKVDSVTRTMGIALTSCTPPAKGSPLFEIGDDEIEVGVGIHGEPGRRRAKLTTADEMTDELLDAVVNDLPYVAGDRVALMINGLGGTPISELYILYGHAHERLTELGITVGRSYVGEYCTSLDMAGASLTLVRLDDEIEALLEAPAEIAARIF from the coding sequence ATGAAGAAATTCGTCAACGACCCGAAGCAGTACGTCCCGGAGATGCTCAAGGGCATCGCCCTGGCCAACCCGGACACGCTGAAGTACGTGCCCGCGTACAACCTGATCATGCGCTCCGACAGCCCCAGCCCGGACCGGGTCTCGATCATCCAGGGCTCAGGCTCAGGACACGAGCCGGCCCACGTGATGACGGTGGGCCGCGGCATGCTCGACGCCGCGTGTCCCGGCGACGTGTTCTCGGCCCCGCCGATGGACTACGTCTACGAGACCACCAAGCTGCTGGCCTCGCCCAAGGGCGTGCTGCTGCTGGTGAACAACTACACCGGCGACCGGATGGCCTTCGAGATGGCCCAGGAACTCAGCGCCGCCGACGGCGTGAACGTGAAGACCCTGTTCATCGACGACGACGTCGCCGTGCAGGACTCCACCTACACCGTGGGCCGGCGCGGGGTGGCCGGCAACTTCTTCGTGATGAAGGCCGTCGGCGCCGCCGCCGAGCAGGGCGCGGACCTCGACGAACTCGTGCGCATCGGCGAGAAGGTCGACAGCGTCACCCGCACCATGGGCATCGCCCTCACCTCCTGCACCCCGCCCGCCAAGGGCTCACCGCTGTTCGAGATCGGCGACGACGAGATCGAGGTGGGCGTGGGCATCCACGGCGAGCCCGGCCGGCGCCGCGCCAAGCTCACCACGGCCGACGAGATGACCGACGAGCTGCTGGATGCGGTGGTCAACGACCTGCCGTACGTGGCGGGCGACCGGGTGGCCCTGATGATCAACGGACTGGGTGGCACTCCCATCAGCGAGCTGTACATCCTGTACGGGCACGCGCACGAACGGCTCACCGAGCTGGGTATCACGGTGGGGCGCAGCTATGTGGGGGAGTACTGCACCTCGCTGGACATGGCCGGTGCGTCGCTCACCCTGGTGCGGCTCGACGACGAGATCGAGGCCCTGCTGGAGGCGCCCGCCGAGATCGCGGCCCGTATTTTCTGA
- a CDS encoding maleylpyruvate isomerase N-terminal domain-containing protein: MSETRTDWSETLFAFDAATRWFVAVTAGIAERADGEEGVWAEVGLGEWSVRDLVGHTSRALSTIETYLDIAAEEDAAGVAGSITVTSPAAYYERALAAGTPEVIAQRGRETAATLGARPAEAVAALAARVLARVGTLTGAEPADTPAGRIRIAEYLPSRTVELTVHTSDLLQSQGVPAAEQTVPAPAAAATLHVLADLAAQKGVAAPLLRAATGRAPLPAGFTVL, encoded by the coding sequence ATGAGTGAGACACGCACGGACTGGTCAGAGACGCTTTTCGCCTTCGACGCCGCCACAAGGTGGTTCGTGGCGGTGACCGCCGGCATCGCCGAACGCGCGGACGGCGAGGAGGGGGTCTGGGCGGAGGTCGGCCTGGGTGAGTGGAGCGTGCGCGACCTCGTCGGGCACACCAGCCGGGCGCTGTCCACCATCGAGACCTACCTCGACATCGCCGCAGAAGAGGATGCCGCGGGCGTGGCCGGAAGCATCACGGTCACGTCCCCGGCCGCCTACTACGAGCGCGCCCTCGCGGCCGGCACCCCCGAGGTGATCGCGCAGCGCGGCCGCGAGACCGCCGCCACCCTCGGCGCGCGGCCGGCGGAGGCGGTGGCGGCGCTCGCCGCCCGGGTGCTGGCGCGGGTCGGCACGCTCACCGGAGCCGAGCCGGCCGACACCCCGGCCGGACGCATCCGAATCGCCGAGTACCTGCCGTCCCGCACGGTGGAGCTCACAGTGCACACCAGCGACCTGCTGCAGAGCCAGGGGGTGCCGGCGGCCGAGCAGACCGTGCCGGCGCCCGCCGCCGCAGCGACCCTGCACGTGCTCGCCGACCTCGCCGCCCAGAAGGGTGTCGCCGCGCCACTGCTGCGTGCCGCCACCGGCCGCGCGCCGCTCCCCGCCGGCTTCACCGTGCTCTGA